In Streptomyces sp. P9-A4, the genomic window GGGAGGTCACCAGGGCCGAGTTCGTGCCCCAGTGGTTCGACACCGGGCGCGGCCGGGTGGTGAACCTCGGCGCCGACGACGGGACCTCGCAGAACCGGTCCGACATCCGCGACGCGATCCGGCAGGTGGTACTCGGCAGGGGCGCGGCGAAGGACGGGCTGGTGATGGGGAAGTAGCCCGGCCCTGCCCCGGGCCGCTGCGGCCGGCCGGGGAGGGGCGGTGCCGGACTCGGCACGGCCGCCCGGCGTCGCGCGCGGCCGGTCACGGTACGACGGTGACCGGCCAGCGGCCCGCCTTCACCAGCCGGACCGCCACCGAGCCCATGAGCCGGTGTCCCGCCGACTCGGAGGCGCCCACCACCACTGCGTCCGCCTTCAGTTCCCCGGCCGCCCGGACCAGGCCCGCGTAGGCGTCGCCCCGGAAGGTGCGGAACTCCCAGCGGATCCGCCAGAGGTCCTTCACCCGCTCGGCGGACGTACGGATCTCCTCGACGAGGCCCTCCGCGATCTCCTCCGTGGTCCCGCCCACGGCCACGCCCATCGCCGCGCCCGCCGCGATCACCGGCTGGACGTACACGAGCGCGAGCAGCGCGTTCTGGCGCCGGGCGAGCCCCGCCGCGTACGCCGTCGCGCGGAGGGAGGAGGCGGAGCCGTCGACTCCCGCCATGATCACTTTCGGGCCGTCGGTGCCGCGTTCGAACCGGTCGGGCTGCTGTTCGGTCACCTCGGGAGGCTATCGGCTCATCGAGTGCTTTCGGACCGGTGGCCGGTGTCGGTGAGCTGCGCGGACCCTCATCCGTACGAACCATTGGTCATGAAAAACGATCAGATGCCTCAGGGGCGCCGGGCGGTGCTACGGCTCGCAGCCGCCCTCGGCGCCACCGTCACCGTCGGAGCCCTCGCGGTGGACCGGCTCTCCGGCCACGAAGGCGCGGCCCCGGGCGCCGCGCCCCCGGTCCCGCCCCACCGAGGCGGCGCAGCGGGGCCCGCCGCCGGGCCGCGGGCACAGGCACAGGCCGCGCGGCTGCGCCCCAGCTCGTACCGGCTCCAGCCGATGACCGCGTACGCGCCCCCGGCCTTCCGGCGCGCGGTGCCGCCGGTGCGGCAGCGGCCCTTCCTCAGCATGTCCGGCGTCGGCCGGTCCATGGTGCTGACCTTCGACGACGGGCCGGACCCGCGCTACACCCCGGCCGTCCTGGAGACCCTGCGCCGCCATGACTGCCGCGCGATGTTCTTCGTCTGCGGGGAGATGGCCGTCGACAACCAGGACTTGCTGCGGGAGATGGCCGCGGACGGGCACGTCGTCGGCAACCACTCCTGGTCCCACCCGCTGATCCCCACACTGCGGCCCTCCCGCATCCGCGACGAACTCGGTTCCACCAGCGAGGTCGTCGAACGGGCCCTCGGGGCGGCCCCGCTCTGGTACCGCGCCCCCTACGGGGCGTGGAACCGGCACTCCTTCGAGATCGGCGCCGAACTCGGCATGGAGCCGCTCGCCTGGACCGTCGACACCCTGGACTGGACGGAGCCAGGCACCGACACCATCGTCCGCCGCGCCCTCGACGGAGCCGCCCCCGGCGCCGTCGTCCTCTCCCACGACGCCGGCGGCAACCGCTCGCAGAGCGTCGCGGCCCTCCGCCGCTATCTGCCCGAACTCCTCGACGCGGGCTACCACATCACCGTTCCGCGGCGCTGAGGATCCGGCGCGTACGGCGACGGCTCCGCGCCCGACGGAAGGCCCCGCGCGTACGGCAAGGGCCCCGGCACCCTGAGGTGGCGGGGCCCCTTCCGATGTGCCCCGACTAGCGGGAGGCCACCATGCGGGCGTAGACGACCACGTTGCCGTCGTAGCCACGCGCGCGCGTGTAGCCGCCCCCGCAGGTGATGACCCGCAGCTCGGGCTGACCGTTGTCTGCATAGACCTGTACGCCGGGGAAGTCGTTCTTCGCGTACACCTCGACCCCGTAGATCTCGAAGACCGCGACCCGGCCGTCGTACCGGTCGACCTCGATGTGCTGGCCCTTCTCCACCGAGCCCAGGCCGTAGAAGACCGCTGGCCCCTTCGCGTTGTCGACATGGCCGACGATCACCGAAGTGCCGCGCTGGCCGGGGGAGATGCCG contains:
- a CDS encoding universal stress protein, producing MTEQQPDRFERGTDGPKVIMAGVDGSASSLRATAYAAGLARRQNALLALVYVQPVIAAGAAMGVAVGGTTEEIAEGLVEEIRTSAERVKDLWRIRWEFRTFRGDAYAGLVRAAGELKADAVVVGASESAGHRLMGSVAVRLVKAGRWPVTVVP
- a CDS encoding polysaccharide deacetylase family protein is translated as MKNDQMPQGRRAVLRLAAALGATVTVGALAVDRLSGHEGAAPGAAPPVPPHRGGAAGPAAGPRAQAQAARLRPSSYRLQPMTAYAPPAFRRAVPPVRQRPFLSMSGVGRSMVLTFDDGPDPRYTPAVLETLRRHDCRAMFFVCGEMAVDNQDLLREMAADGHVVGNHSWSHPLIPTLRPSRIRDELGSTSEVVERALGAAPLWYRAPYGAWNRHSFEIGAELGMEPLAWTVDTLDWTEPGTDTIVRRALDGAAPGAVVLSHDAGGNRSQSVAALRRYLPELLDAGYHITVPRR